A single genomic interval of Lathyrus oleraceus cultivar Zhongwan6 chromosome 7, CAAS_Psat_ZW6_1.0, whole genome shotgun sequence harbors:
- the LOC127106524 gene encoding uncharacterized protein LOC127106524: protein MRPNDLDESFGFLAPATVNLGLILSRPHTVTEYVLQILMENKDAEKLFFIPFNTGGHWLLLAINPIREIVYYLDSLGNDWTTYPDMKNLIDTVLQAFRAQRDIQTSRRSANRITWIKVACPQQRNQIDCGYFVLRFMRDTLALGRLVIPTDYFEEFKCAFYTKDQVDEIKEEWCQFMIELKVFS, encoded by the exons atgcgccccaatgatttggacgagtcattcggattcttagcacccgcgaccgtcaacttaggtttaatcttaagtagaccgcaTACCGTGACGGAGTATGTTCTTCAGATCCTCATGGAgaataaagatgcggagaagttgttttttataccgtttaataccgg tggacattggttgttgctcgcaatcaatcctatccgagaaattgtgtattatcttgactcgttaggaaatgattggacaacatacccggatatgaagaacctaattgacac cgtcctacaagcttttcgggcccaacgagatatccaaacctcaaggaggagcgccaaccgcattacatggattaaagtggcg tgtcctcaacaacgtaatcaaatagattgcgggtatttcgtgttgaggtttatgcgagatactcttgctttgggccgattagtgattcccaccgat tactttgaggaattcaagtgtgcattttatacaaaggatcaagtggacgaaatcaaagaggagtggtgtcaattcatgatagagctcaaagttttttcataa